From the Ostrinia nubilalis chromosome 8, ilOstNubi1.1, whole genome shotgun sequence genome, one window contains:
- the LOC135074109 gene encoding uncharacterized protein LOC135074109 — translation MNTLATFTTLLLIGLASTNLFSEESVTYTGEKDITKLVVIFIREPFKDGEATSAYEKIHVFFIEEGKGLFVLKNKQITNLLENGNDISTTYDINNTQLYFAASDGIYSFNNQENKAEKYGTLTDNTVAVAKYWGTNDLYILTTDNVVYKVTEDGTKKEEITNVKDAQQIVLDSANNLYFVDSKKHVYVRLDVDGTVMSIIGLPANPNVQIMRAPEIIKEAVAVMGGKKNYFAFANGTSRADSILDKHPIFAVIVNETSALLYASQNNKIYEYVQDMLPIVYDSMQDDML, via the coding sequence ATGAATACCTTGGCCACCTTTACGACACTTCTTCTGATCGGGTTGGCGTCCACCAACTTATTCTCAGAGGAATCCGTCACTTACACCGGGGAGAAAGATATCACCAAATTAGTCGTCATATTCATAAGAGAACCGTTTAAAGACGGTGAAGCGACCTCCGCTTACGAAAAAATCCATGTCTTCTTCATCGAAGAAGGAAAAGGCCTCTTTGTCTTGAAGAACAAACAAATAACTAATCTGCTCGAGAATGGTAACGACATCTCCACGACCTATGACATAAACAACACACAATTATACTTCGCAGCTTCCGATGGCATCTACAGCTTCAACAACCAAGAGAACAAAGCTGAAAAATACGGAACATTGACTGACAACACTGTTGCCGTCGCTAAGTATTGGGGCACCAATGATTTATACATTCTAACAACAGATAATGTTGTATACAAAGTCACTGAGGATGGCACTAAAAAGGAAGAGATAACCAATGTAAAGGATGCCCAACAAATTGTGTTGGACTCGGCTAATAATTTGTACTTCGTGGATAGTAAGAAACACGTCTATGTTAGACTTGATGTAGACGGTACTGTAATGAGCATTATAGGTCTACCAGCAAATCCTAATGTACAGATTATGAGGGCACCAGAAATTATAAAGGAGGCTGTTGCAGTCATgggtggtaaaaaaaattattttgcatTCGCAAATGGCACATCTAGAGCAGACTCAATTTTAGACAAGCATCCAATTTTCGCCGTCATTGTGAACGAGACGAGTGCCTTACTATATGCGAGTCAAAACAACAAAATTTATGAGTACGTGCAGGACATGCTTCCTATCGTGTACGACAGCATGCAGGATGATATGTTATAA